The following proteins are encoded in a genomic region of Methylococcales bacterium:
- a CDS encoding sensor domain-containing diguanylate cyclase, whose protein sequence is MLKKLRSFELQLLDLTTLPEIIDFILKELVVVFDLDDISLSLVNQDNEISNYLASYDYDYEKNANLILLEDKIILVNNFSNGMYMGAYEAYKHEVFFPLREETPATIAIMPLTRKGHYLGSLNLVSKRADCFFNSFINDSMPQLVALLAMTIENSLQFETLKQVKLIETLTHVNNRHFFERRLVEELDRGQRSVNYISCLIFDVIFSKGRKNTDAQKLEKYVLESISELLKQQLRVSDVFSYYEGKKFAALLVNVSDEVVVALSKRIQAVLKEHKIIFLGQTISFSAAIGHASYEFDRDSSSQIQQEIAVKLIDEADTHLQKIKQT, encoded by the coding sequence ATGCTTAAAAAACTTCGTAGTTTTGAGCTGCAATTACTTGATTTAACAACGCTTCCAGAAATAATTGATTTTATTTTAAAAGAGCTTGTCGTTGTTTTTGACTTAGATGATATAAGCCTATCATTGGTTAATCAGGATAATGAAATCAGCAATTACTTAGCGAGTTACGATTATGATTACGAAAAAAATGCTAATTTAATTTTATTAGAAGATAAAATTATTCTGGTGAATAATTTTAGTAATGGGATGTATATGGGGGCTTATGAGGCTTATAAGCATGAGGTTTTTTTCCCCCTACGTGAAGAAACACCTGCAACCATTGCCATTATGCCGTTGACTCGTAAAGGGCACTATTTAGGCTCATTAAACCTTGTCAGTAAACGGGCCGATTGTTTTTTTAATAGTTTTATTAATGACTCAATGCCCCAACTGGTGGCTTTATTGGCGATGACGATTGAAAATAGTTTGCAGTTTGAGACGTTAAAGCAAGTTAAACTCATTGAAACGCTCACCCACGTTAATAACCGCCATTTTTTTGAAAGACGGCTTGTTGAAGAACTTGATCGAGGACAGCGTAGTGTTAATTATATTTCGTGTTTAATCTTTGATGTTATTTTTTCAAAGGGACGTAAAAATACCGATGCACAAAAATTAGAAAAGTATGTTTTGGAATCTATTTCTGAATTATTAAAACAACAGCTTCGAGTTTCAGATGTTTTTAGTTATTATGAAGGTAAGAAATTTGCAGCCTTATTAGTTAATGTCTCTGATGAGGTCGTTGTTGCGTTGTCTAAACGAATACAGGCGGTCTTAAAAGAACATAAAATAATTTTTTTAGGACAAACTATTTCTTTTTCTGCGGCGATAGGTCATGCAAGTTACGAATTTGATCGGGACAGCTCATCCCAAATTCAGCAGGAAATTGCTGTGAAATTAATTGATGAGGCCGATACTCATTTGCAAAAAATAAAACAAACTTAA
- a CDS encoding DUF5765 domain-containing protein yields MCFSANMSLGLGVIGIVAASITFFDKKESFWVRLARSYAILHFALMEFIQYFAYPVVDQCGYGTNLFLSELSAYHICLQAFAIMPALATYSSDPNALKRATQIGGSLSGLFILFKFFPQQWQLFNIEPNFIGDMVSCLFMGKYHVGYHIASAYGLLITHGSLFALAISGFLWKNNIKIASFHFSMAMMTLFFPQWAFGVSTGEAAAMYCFYSIPITASFMPMFTKFFKADKPESFQEFA; encoded by the coding sequence ATGTGTTTTAGTGCGAATATGTCACTCGGATTAGGCGTTATCGGCATAGTGGCAGCAAGCATTACCTTTTTCGATAAAAAGGAGTCTTTTTGGGTTAGATTAGCCCGCTCTTATGCGATTCTTCATTTTGCACTCATGGAGTTTATTCAATATTTTGCCTACCCCGTTGTCGATCAATGTGGCTATGGAACCAACCTTTTTCTCAGTGAACTCTCAGCGTATCATATTTGCTTACAAGCCTTTGCAATTATGCCCGCATTAGCGACCTATTCATCCGATCCGAATGCGTTAAAGCGTGCAACTCAAATAGGCGGATCGTTAAGCGGTCTTTTTATTCTGTTTAAATTTTTCCCTCAACAATGGCAATTATTTAATATTGAACCTAATTTTATTGGTGATATGGTCTCGTGTTTATTTATGGGAAAATATCATGTCGGTTACCATATTGCGAGTGCCTACGGTTTATTAATCACCCATGGTTCGTTATTTGCCTTAGCCATAAGCGGGTTTTTATGGAAAAACAATATAAAAATAGCCAGTTTTCATTTTAGCATGGCGATGATGACGTTATTTTTTCCACAATGGGCATTTGGAGTCTCAACAGGTGAAGCCGCAGCGATGTATTGTTTTTACTCCATTCCTATTACCGCAAGTTTTATGCCTATGTTTACTAAATTTTTTAAAGCGGATAAACCAGAGAGTTTTCAAGAATTTGCTTAA
- a CDS encoding MBOAT family protein, which translates to MIFNSSEFLFIFLPLSFFIYFYFLHKRFIIGAKAFLVFASLFFYSWWEISYLPLILSSMLFNYVIGSALNEKKKRLQFPKKSLLITGIVANLGLLGYFKYYDFLIHNFNLAFDGSVPPLNLLLPLAISFFTFQQIAYLVDSYRQETSEYDFLNYALFVTFFPQLIAGPIVHHAEMMPQFASKWNLVKRYPNIATGLFIFAIGLAKKVMIADTFAEWATLGFDQAPTLNFFEAWATSLAYSFQLYFDFSGYTDMAIGAALLFNIKLPINFNSPYKALDIQDFWRRWHITLSRFLRNYIYIPLGGNRKGMFRTYFNLWITFILGGIWHGAGWTFIFWGVLHGTALVIHRLWSSVGYKLPKILAWFLTFNFINLSWVFFRAKEWDDAHKVIEGMLGLSGVVITDRREKLFSFLSSFENVSFGKVTEHIGDGSNVMYALLVGFILCLYCQNSSEMVAKKTFKSYHAVFIALTVLVSYLLSIETESSPFLYFNF; encoded by the coding sequence ATGATTTTTAACAGCTCTGAATTTTTATTTATATTTTTACCCCTTTCTTTTTTTATTTACTTTTATTTTCTACATAAACGCTTCATTATTGGTGCAAAAGCGTTTCTCGTTTTTGCCTCATTATTTTTTTATAGCTGGTGGGAAATTAGCTATTTGCCCCTTATTTTATCCTCCATGCTGTTCAATTATGTCATTGGAAGTGCGTTAAATGAGAAAAAAAAGCGGTTACAGTTTCCTAAAAAATCACTGCTCATCACCGGAATTGTGGCTAATCTGGGGTTATTAGGCTATTTTAAATATTATGATTTTTTAATTCATAATTTTAACCTTGCTTTCGATGGCTCAGTTCCCCCACTAAACCTGTTATTACCGTTAGCTATTTCATTTTTTACCTTTCAACAAATTGCCTATTTAGTCGACTCTTATCGGCAAGAAACTTCAGAATATGATTTTTTAAATTACGCTCTTTTTGTCACCTTTTTTCCCCAGCTTATTGCCGGGCCTATTGTTCATCATGCCGAAATGATGCCGCAATTTGCCTCAAAATGGAATTTAGTTAAGCGTTATCCCAATATTGCGACAGGATTATTTATTTTTGCTATTGGCTTAGCTAAAAAAGTAATGATTGCCGACACGTTTGCAGAATGGGCAACCTTAGGATTTGATCAAGCCCCAACCCTTAATTTTTTTGAAGCCTGGGCCACGTCATTAGCTTATAGCTTTCAATTATATTTTGATTTTAGTGGTTATACCGATATGGCGATTGGAGCGGCCTTATTATTTAACATAAAATTACCGATTAATTTTAACTCACCCTATAAAGCCTTAGATATTCAAGACTTTTGGCGACGATGGCATATCACCTTATCTCGTTTTTTACGTAATTATATTTATATTCCCCTCGGTGGAAATCGTAAAGGTATGTTTAGAACGTATTTTAATTTATGGATCACCTTTATTCTGGGCGGAATTTGGCATGGTGCGGGATGGACATTTATATTTTGGGGTGTTTTACATGGAACCGCCTTGGTCATCCATCGTTTGTGGTCAAGCGTTGGTTACAAATTACCTAAAATTTTAGCTTGGTTTTTAACCTTTAATTTTATTAATCTTTCTTGGGTCTTTTTTCGAGCCAAAGAATGGGACGATGCCCATAAAGTCATTGAAGGAATGTTAGGATTATCAGGGGTTGTAATTACAGATCGGCGTGAAAAATTATTTTCATTTTTATCCTCATTTGAAAATGTCTCTTTTGGCAAGGTGACCGAACATATTGGCGATGGCTCTAATGTTATGTATGCCCTTTTAGTGGGGTTTATCCTTTGTCTTTATTGTCAAAATTCATCTGAAATGGTCGCTAAAAAAACATTTAAAAGTTATCACGCTGTTTTTATTGCATTAACCGTTTTAGTTTCCTATTTATTGTCAATAGAAACAGAATCGTCTCCTTTTTTATATTTTAATTTCTAG
- a CDS encoding MBL fold metallo-hydrolase, whose product MKIITIPVTSFQQNCSLLICDNTGKAAFVDPGGDVDQLLDVLEKEDVILESIILTHGHLDHVGATAELASMYNIPIEGPHHEDRFLIETIPSQCQTFGFPPCDSFKPTRWLEEGDRVEIGNEVLEVIHCPGHTPGHIVLYHAASQRALVGDVLFKGSIGRTDLEKGDFNTLIDSIKNKLWPLGGKVTFISGHGPMSSFAEEMENNPFVHIN is encoded by the coding sequence ATGAAAATAATTACAATTCCTGTGACTTCTTTTCAACAAAACTGTTCCTTACTCATTTGTGACAACACGGGTAAAGCGGCCTTTGTTGATCCCGGTGGCGATGTTGATCAATTATTAGACGTACTTGAAAAAGAAGATGTTATTTTAGAATCCATTATCTTAACGCATGGGCATTTAGATCACGTTGGGGCAACGGCGGAGTTAGCGTCAATGTACAATATTCCGATTGAAGGGCCTCATCATGAGGATCGGTTTTTAATTGAAACTATTCCTTCGCAGTGTCAGACTTTTGGTTTTCCACCTTGTGATAGTTTTAAACCGACACGCTGGCTTGAAGAAGGGGATCGTGTTGAAATAGGGAATGAAGTATTAGAGGTCATTCATTGTCCTGGTCATACACCCGGTCACATTGTTTTGTATCATGCTGCATCTCAACGGGCCTTAGTGGGGGATGTTTTATTTAAAGGCTCTATCGGGCGTACCGATTTAGAAAAAGGGGACTTTAATACGTTGATTGATTCAATTAAAAATAAACTTTGGCCTTTAGGTGGGAAGGTTACATTTATTTCAGGGCATGGGCCTATGTCAAGTTTTGCAGAAGAAATGGAAAATAATCCTTTTGTTCACATTAATTAG
- a CDS encoding YaiI/YqxD family protein: MKIWVDADACPVVIKAILFKAAERTGTFVTLVANHSLHIPPSRTIQFLQVSSGFDVADNEIVKRLVPGDLVITGDIPLAAEVIEKGAYALNPRGELYTTENIKARLNMRDFMDTLRSSGIDTGGQAPLSHSERQEFANHLDKLLANAT, from the coding sequence ATGAAAATATGGGTAGATGCTGATGCGTGTCCCGTCGTTATTAAGGCTATTTTATTTAAAGCCGCAGAACGGACAGGAACTTTCGTAACGTTAGTCGCTAATCATTCGTTACATATCCCCCCTTCCCGCACCATCCAATTTCTTCAGGTTTCATCAGGATTTGATGTGGCTGATAACGAAATTGTTAAACGACTTGTCCCTGGCGATTTAGTGATTACCGGTGATATTCCTTTGGCAGCGGAAGTTATCGAAAAAGGAGCTTACGCGCTTAATCCACGCGGCGAACTTTATACCACTGAGAATATTAAAGCCCGTTTAAACATGAGAGATTTTATGGATACCTTACGTTCCAGTGGTATTGATACGGGCGGACAAGCCCCCTTGAGTCACAGTGAACGTCAAGAATTTGCAAATCATTTAGATAAACTGTTGGCTAATGCGACTTAA
- a CDS encoding F0F1 ATP synthase subunit epsilon, translating to MTMTIHVDIVSVGQEVFSGLAEMVFAPAEMGELGIAPRHAPLITKLRPGEVRVKINDKETQPFYISGGMLEVQPHIVTILADDAIRAKDIDEAAALDAKKKAEDALADQTGTISYSTASAQLAEAMEQLKSLDRLRKLGQ from the coding sequence ATGACAATGACTATTCATGTTGATATTGTGAGCGTAGGACAAGAAGTTTTTTCAGGTCTTGCGGAAATGGTTTTTGCCCCTGCTGAAATGGGGGAATTAGGAATTGCTCCACGTCACGCGCCTTTAATTACTAAATTAAGACCGGGTGAAGTTCGGGTTAAAATTAACGATAAAGAAACGCAACCCTTTTATATTTCTGGGGGAATGTTGGAAGTTCAACCTCATATTGTGACTATTTTGGCCGATGATGCGATTAGAGCGAAAGATATTGATGAAGCAGCCGCATTAGATGCAAAAAAAAAAGCTGAAGATGCATTAGCAGATCAAACGGGAACAATTAGTTATTCAACCGCTTCCGCGCAATTAGCAGAGGCGATGGAACAATTAAAATCCTTGGATAGGTTAAGAAAGCTTGGCCAGTAA
- a CDS encoding ion transporter: MASKKQSYNKGDKLSAWRESLNDIIFGAETRLGKGFDIILIIMIILSIFMVMLDSVESIQRRYYKIFYISEWFFTLLFTIEYLARLICVRKPWLYVRSFFGLVDLLSILPTYIGLLIPGVKYMLVLRALRLLRIFRILKLSEYMQEAHILMDALTSSFRKIAVFLYVVLTLVVVFGSLMYVVEGSHAGFTSIPKSIYWAIVTLTTVGYGDIAPQSTLGQIIASAIMIMGYGIIAVPTGVYSAELFKHYQADKITNDACPDCGATGHDFDAQFCKYCGHPLEH; encoded by the coding sequence ATGGCATCTAAAAAGCAATCCTATAATAAAGGGGACAAATTATCAGCTTGGCGTGAATCGCTTAATGATATTATTTTTGGCGCAGAAACACGTTTAGGAAAAGGCTTTGATATTATCTTAATTATTATGATAATACTCAGTATTTTCATGGTGATGCTCGATAGTGTTGAATCCATACAGCGTCGTTATTATAAAATATTTTACATAAGCGAATGGTTTTTCACGCTCTTATTTACCATTGAATATTTAGCACGATTAATTTGTGTTCGCAAACCGTGGCTGTACGTTCGCAGTTTTTTTGGACTGGTCGATTTACTGTCTATTTTACCCACTTATATCGGGCTTTTAATTCCTGGGGTAAAATATATGCTGGTACTACGTGCCTTACGTTTGTTGCGAATTTTTAGAATTTTAAAGCTCTCTGAATATATGCAAGAAGCGCATATACTTATGGATGCGTTAACCAGTAGTTTTCGTAAAATTGCCGTCTTTTTATATGTTGTGTTAACGTTAGTGGTGGTCTTTGGCTCACTAATGTATGTTGTTGAAGGCAGTCATGCTGGATTTACCAGTATCCCTAAATCAATTTATTGGGCAATCGTCACCTTAACAACGGTCGGCTATGGCGATATTGCACCACAATCAACGTTAGGCCAAATCATAGCCTCGGCGATTATGATTATGGGTTATGGTATTATTGCAGTACCTACGGGCGTATACAGTGCTGAATTATTTAAGCATTATCAAGCCGATAAAATTACCAATGATGCTTGCCCTGATTGCGGCGCAACAGGACATGATTTTGATGCGCAATTTTGCAAATACTGTGGACATCCACTCGAACATTAA
- a CDS encoding VOC family protein has product MRYLHAMVRVKNLDDSLDFYCHKLGLMESHRIESEEGRFSLIYLYAPEDSKQAKANEAPLIELTYNWDSENYDAGRNFGHLAFEVTNIYSVCQSLIDQGVIINRPPRDGYMAFLKSPDNISIELLQKGPKLPCQEPWLSMENTGHW; this is encoded by the coding sequence ATGCGCTATTTACATGCGATGGTACGCGTTAAAAATCTTGACGATTCATTGGATTTTTATTGCCATAAACTAGGCTTAATGGAATCCCATCGAATTGAAAGTGAAGAAGGACGTTTTTCACTCATCTATTTATACGCCCCTGAAGACAGTAAGCAGGCTAAAGCGAATGAAGCCCCCTTAATAGAATTAACCTATAATTGGGACAGTGAAAACTATGACGCTGGACGTAATTTTGGACATTTAGCGTTTGAAGTTACTAATATCTATAGCGTTTGCCAATCATTAATCGATCAAGGGGTCATTATAAATCGACCGCCACGCGATGGTTATATGGCCTTTCTTAAATCACCTGACAACATTTCTATTGAATTATTACAAAAAGGGCCTAAATTACCGTGTCAAGAACCGTGGCTTTCAATGGAAAATACGGGCCATTGGTAA
- a CDS encoding uridylate kinase gives MTKIHVVKLGGSLEKSKQLIGCLNKIETLSQEMVIIVPGGGLFADNVRQSQQCWHFNDVIAHEMAILAMQQMALLFQGLQANFQVLNLVNDIQKQIKIKAPFKIIWSPCIDELNEATIKASWGVTSDSLAAWLAIQLHASQLTIIKAINIPCLASLSQLEDQGIIDREFSFFVSEACFNIQIINANHFLDHCDFKQILENSLVYPL, from the coding sequence GTGACAAAAATTCATGTGGTTAAACTTGGCGGGAGTTTAGAAAAATCAAAGCAATTAATCGGTTGTTTAAATAAAATTGAAACGCTGAGTCAGGAGATGGTTATCATTGTTCCAGGGGGGGGATTATTTGCAGATAATGTTCGTCAATCCCAGCAGTGTTGGCACTTTAATGATGTGATTGCACATGAAATGGCAATTTTAGCTATGCAACAGATGGCTTTATTGTTTCAGGGGTTACAGGCCAATTTTCAGGTTCTAAATTTGGTTAACGATATTCAAAAACAAATAAAAATAAAAGCCCCTTTCAAAATTATTTGGTCGCCTTGTATTGACGAACTCAATGAAGCGACTATTAAGGCCAGTTGGGGGGTTACGTCAGATAGTTTAGCCGCTTGGCTTGCAATACAACTGCACGCCAGTCAACTAACGATAATTAAAGCTATCAATATCCCTTGTCTGGCATCATTGAGTCAATTAGAAGATCAAGGAATTATTGATCGCGAATTTTCATTTTTTGTGAGTGAGGCTTGTTTTAACATTCAAATTATCAACGCCAATCACTTTTTAGATCACTGTGATTTTAAGCAAATTCTTGAAAACTCTCTGGTTTATCCGCTTTAA
- a CDS encoding DUF2288 domain-containing protein, translated as MTQTDDLITRKKLNLETSRMPWQELQRFFAKGDAIFVSSDLDLVDVAYQFSQDNKTQVNTWMINHKIGKVTESQAQQWINKDSLVWAVVIKPWVLVQDKN; from the coding sequence ATGACTCAAACAGATGATTTAATAACCCGAAAAAAATTAAATTTAGAGACTTCTCGAATGCCTTGGCAGGAATTACAACGTTTTTTTGCAAAGGGCGACGCTATCTTTGTTAGCTCAGATTTAGATTTAGTTGACGTGGCTTACCAGTTTTCACAAGATAATAAAACGCAGGTTAATACATGGATGATTAATCACAAAATTGGCAAGGTAACCGAGTCTCAAGCGCAGCAATGGATAAATAAGGACAGTTTAGTCTGGGCGGTTGTTATTAAGCCGTGGGTTCTCGTACAGGATAAAAATTAA
- the serA gene encoding phosphoglycerate dehydrogenase yields MKKILISDKLADAGINFLNEQDGIQIHIETGLNETQLCEIIGDYDALLIRSGSQVTKKVLKAATNLKVIGRAGIGVDNVDVPAATEQGIIVMNTPDANATTTAELALAHLFSLSRLLPRADSSVRSGKWEKAKFMGSEVSHKTLAILGFGTIGRIVAQRGVGLKMRVIAYDPFVAPDVFEQMGAESVSLDELIAQADYLTLHCPMIEKTRGIIGEKEFKAMKKSAMLINCARGGLVDEAALYNALKDNDIAAAALDVYEQEPPKESPLFELDNITFTPHLGASTREAQVAVSVEIARQAVTFLKTGEAINALNLPRLSAEELKKSRQFMNLANMLGKVLVNLANKPIERLEVAVFGKASELEIRPISVEALVGMFTGQLSTPVNRVNAENIAKRQGVSLVETKSDVAEGYLSLIKMVGHYGDESISLEGTLLGDCHPRLVRINQFEVEVVPEGILLVTRHDDKPGVIAAISNVLGTANINISRMEVSTGNESEQAMAIISVSTPLNDDLFAGLHAIPAVHSATQICL; encoded by the coding sequence ATGAAAAAAATTCTTATTTCTGACAAATTAGCCGATGCTGGCATTAATTTTCTCAACGAGCAAGATGGTATTCAAATCCATATTGAAACGGGGCTAAATGAAACGCAGCTTTGTGAAATTATTGGTGACTATGATGCGTTATTAATTCGTAGTGGTTCGCAAGTCACTAAAAAAGTTTTAAAAGCCGCCACGAATTTAAAAGTTATCGGGCGAGCAGGTATTGGGGTTGATAATGTTGATGTCCCTGCGGCAACAGAGCAAGGTATTATTGTCATGAATACGCCTGATGCTAATGCAACCACCACCGCCGAATTGGCTTTAGCCCATTTATTTTCACTCAGCCGCTTATTACCCCGAGCAGATAGCTCTGTTCGTTCGGGTAAATGGGAAAAAGCTAAATTTATGGGATCCGAGGTTTCTCATAAAACGTTAGCCATTTTAGGATTTGGAACTATTGGTCGCATTGTTGCTCAACGGGGTGTTGGTTTAAAAATGCGTGTTATTGCTTATGACCCTTTTGTCGCGCCTGATGTTTTTGAACAAATGGGCGCGGAATCCGTAAGCCTAGACGAGTTAATCGCTCAAGCTGATTATTTAACGCTGCATTGCCCGATGATTGAAAAAACACGGGGAATTATTGGTGAAAAAGAGTTTAAAGCCATGAAAAAATCAGCGATGTTGATTAACTGCGCACGCGGTGGACTGGTTGATGAAGCCGCACTTTATAATGCGTTAAAAGATAATGATATTGCCGCTGCTGCATTGGATGTTTATGAGCAAGAGCCTCCAAAAGAATCCCCTTTATTTGAATTAGATAATATTACGTTTACCCCCCATTTAGGCGCATCAACACGCGAGGCTCAAGTCGCTGTCAGTGTTGAAATTGCTCGTCAAGCGGTTACGTTCTTAAAAACAGGGGAAGCGATTAACGCCTTAAATTTACCGCGTTTATCGGCGGAAGAATTAAAAAAATCTCGCCAATTTATGAATTTAGCCAACATGCTAGGTAAGGTGTTAGTCAATTTAGCCAATAAACCCATTGAACGCTTAGAAGTTGCTGTCTTTGGAAAAGCGTCAGAGCTTGAAATTAGACCTATTTCAGTTGAAGCTTTGGTCGGAATGTTTACAGGACAGTTATCAACCCCTGTTAATCGTGTAAATGCTGAGAATATTGCCAAACGTCAAGGCGTTTCGCTGGTTGAAACAAAAAGTGATGTTGCCGAAGGTTACTTATCATTAATCAAAATGGTCGGCCATTATGGCGATGAAAGTATTTCATTAGAAGGTACCTTATTAGGGGACTGTCATCCTCGTTTAGTGCGTATTAACCAATTTGAAGTTGAAGTGGTTCCTGAAGGCATTTTATTAGTCACCCGTCATGATGATAAACCCGGTGTGATTGCGGCCATTAGTAATGTTTTAGGCACCGCTAATATTAATATTTCACGAATGGAAGTGAGTACGGGAAATGAGAGTGAGCAAGCAATGGCCATTATTAGTGTTTCTACGCCCTTAAATGATGATTTATTTGCAGGCTTACATGCGATTCCTGCGGTACACAGTGCGACTCAAATTTGTTTGTAA
- a CDS encoding ComF family protein — MSRTVAFNGKYGPLVNYARKILNRSSMCILCDDDGIEGKDICKFCFQQLLRNKQSCYQCGYPLKSKRLSPLCGTCLSNPPDFNTTHAPFIYQGAIGYLITQLKFNQTYKNARLLGQIFADSLTKTSLPQCIIPVPLHKKRYRQRGFNQSLEIAKTVGKQLHIPIESKLCIRHRNTPHQIGLPKHKRHENVKNAFSLVKQINYTHIAILDDVMTTGSTLREITRIFKKAGVSTIELWVCARA; from the coding sequence GTGTCAAGAACCGTGGCTTTCAATGGAAAATACGGGCCATTGGTAAATTATGCACGCAAAATTCTTAACCGTTCATCCATGTGTATTCTCTGTGATGACGATGGCATCGAGGGTAAAGATATTTGTAAGTTTTGTTTTCAGCAATTACTGCGAAATAAACAGAGCTGTTATCAATGTGGTTACCCCTTAAAATCAAAAAGGCTATCCCCTCTTTGTGGAACCTGTTTATCAAACCCACCTGATTTTAACACGACCCACGCGCCTTTTATCTATCAAGGGGCCATAGGATATTTAATTACACAACTTAAGTTTAATCAAACCTATAAAAATGCACGTTTATTAGGCCAGATTTTTGCAGATTCATTAACAAAGACCTCATTACCTCAATGTATTATCCCTGTTCCCCTCCATAAAAAACGCTATCGCCAACGAGGTTTTAATCAATCATTAGAAATTGCTAAAACAGTGGGAAAACAGTTACATATTCCGATTGAATCTAAACTCTGTATTCGCCATCGAAATACGCCTCATCAAATAGGCTTACCCAAACACAAACGCCATGAAAATGTTAAAAATGCCTTCTCCCTTGTGAAACAAATCAACTATACCCATATTGCTATTTTAGATGATGTCATGACAACAGGCTCCACCTTACGAGAAATTACGCGTATTTTTAAAAAAGCAGGCGTTAGCACGATAGAATTATGGGTTTGTGCGCGTGCCTAA
- a CDS encoding TIGR02281 family clan AA aspartic protease, which produces MSQKIGQGMIYLAWFLLLALLTLAANTLLEKQNNPNQNLASDALNNRMAEVILEQNRQGHYVATGRINTNKVTFLLDTGATQISIPEKIADQLHLKKGYPLQVMTANGSITVYSTDLKQVSLGSITLNNLKAHINPYMNGDEILLGMNFMRHLEIIQRNQQLSLRHYN; this is translated from the coding sequence ATGAGCCAAAAAATAGGGCAAGGGATGATTTATTTAGCTTGGTTTTTATTGTTAGCCTTATTAACTCTAGCGGCCAATACTTTATTAGAAAAACAAAATAATCCAAACCAAAATTTAGCCAGTGATGCCCTTAATAACCGCATGGCAGAAGTCATCTTAGAACAAAACCGCCAGGGTCATTATGTAGCAACAGGACGCATTAATACGAATAAAGTTACTTTTTTACTGGATACTGGAGCAACTCAGATAAGTATCCCTGAAAAAATTGCTGATCAGTTGCACTTAAAAAAAGGTTATCCCCTGCAAGTAATGACTGCAAATGGTTCAATCACGGTTTATTCAACTGATTTAAAGCAGGTGAGTTTAGGTTCAATTACCTTAAATAACCTCAAAGCACATATTAATCCCTATATGAACGGGGATGAAATTTTATTAGGAATGAATTTTATGAGGCATTTAGAAATTATTCAGCGAAATCAGCAATTATCACTTCGACATTACAATTAA
- a CDS encoding exosortase system-associated protein, TIGR04073 family — MKKKSPSLVSPLLLAAILTLSSIAQADENSQNTEYPYGEKVGSKALNGITNMTTAVLEIPKNIINTTNNSNIIYGVTGGLFKGIIHMLGRLSTGLVDVITMPIPTYPISEPAYIWDDFDTDTSYKPLFRLDTTVRKKETNE, encoded by the coding sequence ATGAAAAAAAAGTCACCATCGTTAGTGAGTCCATTGTTATTAGCGGCCATATTAACCCTATCTTCGATTGCTCAAGCGGATGAAAATAGTCAAAATACAGAATACCCTTATGGTGAAAAAGTAGGGAGTAAAGCCTTAAATGGAATAACAAATATGACGACTGCCGTGCTTGAAATACCTAAAAATATCATCAATACAACCAATAATAGTAATATTATTTATGGGGTTACGGGCGGGTTGTTTAAAGGGATTATTCACATGTTAGGGCGACTATCAACAGGGCTTGTGGATGTGATTACCATGCCTATTCCAACCTATCCTATTTCAGAACCTGCCTATATTTGGGATGATTTTGATACGGATACGTCTTACAAACCTTTGTTTCGATTAGATACCACGGTTAGGAAAAAAGAAACTAACGAGTAG